One genomic segment of Panicum virgatum strain AP13 chromosome 2N, P.virgatum_v5, whole genome shotgun sequence includes these proteins:
- the LOC120660439 gene encoding uncharacterized protein LOC120660439 isoform X1: MSSSSSDLVRQRQRAVEVYLPEEVQGEGEVGSSVASTAAGSAASTAPDIASLVEKALAKLPPEMAAEAKDPKRKAKSRDPGWQFGWWPDIAKKDSVQCIFCKTITPSGIIWQQQPARQERALQQPGKWPTDLSIA; encoded by the exons atgagctcctcctcctcag ATCTAGTTCGACAGAGGCAGCGTGCAGTGGAAGTGTACCTACCTGAGGAAgttcaaggagaaggagaagttggTTCCTCAGTTGCATCAACTGCTGCTGGTTCAGCAGCATCAACTGCTCCAGACATTGCATCTCTTGTTGAGAAGGCCTTAGCAAAACTGCCTCCAGAAATGGCTGCTGAAGCAAAAGATCCCAAGAGGAAGGCAAAGTCTCGAGACCCTGGATGGCAGTTTGGATGGTGGCCAGATATTGCAAAGAAGGACTCTGTGCAGTGCATTTTTTGTAAGACGATAACTCCTTCAGGAATCA tttggcagcagcagccagcaagaCAAGAAAGGGCTCTGCAGCAACCAGGTAAGTGGCCAACTGACCTATCTATAGCCTAG
- the LOC120660439 gene encoding uncharacterized protein LOC120660439 isoform X2 has protein sequence MSSSSSDLVRQRQRAVEVYLPEEVQGEGEVGSSVASTAAGSAASTAPDIASLVEKALAKLPPEMAAEAKDPKRKAKSRDPGWQFGWWPDIAKKDSVQCIFCKTITPSGISSLAAAASKTRKGSAATR, from the exons atgagctcctcctcctcag ATCTAGTTCGACAGAGGCAGCGTGCAGTGGAAGTGTACCTACCTGAGGAAgttcaaggagaaggagaagttggTTCCTCAGTTGCATCAACTGCTGCTGGTTCAGCAGCATCAACTGCTCCAGACATTGCATCTCTTGTTGAGAAGGCCTTAGCAAAACTGCCTCCAGAAATGGCTGCTGAAGCAAAAGATCCCAAGAGGAAGGCAAAGTCTCGAGACCCTGGATGGCAGTTTGGATGGTGGCCAGATATTGCAAAGAAGGACTCTGTGCAGTGCATTTTTTGTAAGACGATAACTCCTTCAGGAATCAGTAG tttggcagcagcagccagcaagaCAAGAAAGGGCTCTGCAGCAACCAGGTAA